TACCCTCTTTATTGCAAATCAGGGGAGATTTTATAATCCGTGGAAGTGAAATGATGAAGTTTATCAAATAATCAACTTTTATTGTTGACAAATGATGATTATCCTGTTAAAATAGACAATGTAAATAAGTTTAGAGTTTAAGTATCAGTTTCATCTTTTGTTTTTCCTCTTGATTCGTTTTACAAATAAATAAAAAGAGGTAACAAAAATGGTACAAGGTACAGTCAAATGGTTTAATGCAGAAAAAGGATTTGGTTTTATTTCACAAGAAAGTGGACCAGATGTATTTGCACACTTTTCTGAAATTCAGTCTAATGGTTTCAAATCTTTGGAAGATGGTCAAAAAGTGAATTTTGAAGTGGAGCAAGGCCAACGTGGTCTTCAAGCAACCA
This sequence is a window from Streptococcus macedonicus ACA-DC 198. Protein-coding genes within it:
- the cspA gene encoding Cold shock protein, with the translated sequence MVQGTVKWFNAEKGFGFISQESGPDVFAHFSEIQSNGFKSLEDGQKVNFEVEQGQRGLQATNITKVG